A genomic segment from Myxococcota bacterium encodes:
- a CDS encoding amidohydrolase family protein: protein MHDLVIRGGTIVDGSGAAPFEGDVAIDGGVVAAIGRVAERGREEVDAKGKVVTPGFVDIHTHYDGQATWDSLLTPTSWHGVTTLVMGNCGVGFAPVAPDKHQYLIELMEGVEDIPGTALHEGIEWAWESFPEYLDALERRERAVDIGTQVPHGAVRTYVMGERGAKNEPATRDDIAAMAKLVGEGIRAGALGFSMSRTIVHRALDGEVVPGTHAAEDEIFGIARALGALGQGIVELAPAGVQGEDMAAPEKEVDWMGRLSGEIGRPVSFALVQHDVAPDHWRRLLELCDRAGAEHGADLRPQVSSRPATLLIGHQTFHPFSFRPTYQGLAALPLPERVAKLRDPAVRQRILSEASSYPIPQLRVVMDMIENGLDKVFRLGDPPDYEPPIEQSCRKQAERQGVDPFALLYDWLLEMDGRQLLMLTLLNYSEWSLDPVREMLLHPRSAFGLGDGGAHCGAICDASATTSLVAHWTRDRTRGPKLPLEFAVRKMTRDTAALYGLGDRGVLRVGMKGDANVIDFDRLALEIPVLAHDLPAGAGRLLQRARGYDATILSGRVTFRDGEPTGALPGRLVRGARGAA from the coding sequence ATGCACGATCTCGTGATCCGGGGCGGAACGATCGTCGACGGGAGCGGCGCCGCGCCGTTCGAGGGCGACGTCGCGATCGACGGCGGCGTCGTCGCGGCGATCGGGCGCGTCGCCGAGCGCGGCCGCGAGGAGGTCGACGCGAAGGGCAAGGTCGTGACGCCGGGCTTCGTCGACATCCACACGCACTACGACGGCCAGGCGACCTGGGACTCGCTGCTCACGCCGACCTCGTGGCACGGCGTGACGACGCTCGTCATGGGCAACTGCGGCGTCGGCTTCGCGCCGGTCGCGCCCGACAAGCACCAGTACCTGATCGAGCTGATGGAGGGCGTCGAGGACATCCCCGGCACCGCGCTGCACGAGGGCATCGAGTGGGCGTGGGAGAGCTTCCCCGAGTACCTCGACGCGCTCGAGCGGCGCGAGCGCGCGGTCGACATCGGCACGCAGGTGCCGCACGGCGCGGTGCGCACGTACGTGATGGGAGAGCGCGGCGCGAAGAACGAGCCCGCGACGCGCGACGACATCGCGGCGATGGCGAAGCTCGTCGGCGAGGGCATCCGCGCCGGCGCGCTCGGCTTCTCGATGTCGCGCACGATCGTGCACCGCGCGCTCGACGGCGAGGTCGTGCCCGGCACGCACGCGGCCGAGGACGAGATCTTCGGCATCGCGCGCGCGCTCGGCGCGCTCGGCCAGGGCATCGTCGAGCTCGCGCCGGCCGGCGTGCAGGGCGAGGACATGGCCGCCCCCGAGAAGGAGGTCGACTGGATGGGGCGGCTCTCGGGCGAGATCGGCCGGCCCGTCTCGTTCGCGCTCGTGCAGCACGACGTCGCGCCCGACCACTGGCGGCGGCTGCTCGAGCTGTGCGACCGCGCGGGCGCCGAGCACGGCGCCGACCTGCGACCGCAGGTGTCGTCGCGCCCCGCGACGCTCCTGATCGGCCACCAGACGTTCCATCCCTTCAGCTTCCGCCCCACCTATCAAGGGCTCGCCGCGCTCCCGCTCCCCGAGCGCGTGGCGAAGCTGCGCGACCCGGCGGTGCGCCAGCGCATCCTGTCGGAGGCGTCGAGCTACCCGATCCCGCAGCTGCGGGTCGTGATGGACATGATCGAGAACGGCCTCGACAAGGTGTTCCGCCTCGGCGACCCGCCGGACTACGAGCCGCCGATCGAGCAGAGCTGCCGCAAGCAGGCGGAGCGACAGGGCGTCGACCCGTTCGCGCTGCTCTACGACTGGCTGCTCGAGATGGACGGCCGGCAGCTCCTGATGCTGACGCTGCTCAACTACAGCGAGTGGAGCCTCGACCCGGTGCGCGAGATGCTGCTGCACCCGCGCAGCGCGTTCGGCCTCGGCGACGGCGGCGCGCACTGCGGCGCCATCTGCGACGCGAGCGCGACGACGTCGCTCGTCGCGCACTGGACGCGCGACCGCACGCGCGGACCGAAGCTCCCGCTCGAGTTCGCCGTGCGCAAGATGACGCGCGACACGGCGGCGCTCTACGGGCTCGGCGACCGCGGCGTGCTGCGCGTCGGCATGAAGGGCGACGCGAACGTGATCGACTTCGACCGCCTCGCGCTCGAGATCCCCGTGCTCGCGCACGACCTGCCGGCGGGTGCCGGACGGCTGCTCCAGCGCGCGCGCGGCTACGACGCGACGATCCTGTCGGGTCGGGTGACGTTCCGCGACGGCGAGCCCACGGGCGCGCTGCCCGGCCGCCTCGTGCGCGGCGCGCGCGGCGCGGCGTGA
- a CDS encoding sulfatase, protein MLRPACRPLLLPAAPRAARAGRVAVALAAASAALAGCGDPGPAAPPNVLLVVVDTLRADHTSLHGYPRDTTPNLAAFAEGGLVFERARASSSWTKPSTASLMTGLSAAQHGVEQEDGRLPDAAATLAEVLWASGYRTGLFSDNPFVSRGFGFAQGFEHVYDYASREIARPSGETYDLSDAGAVRKDELADWKHRAGAPAIDRELLAWLASIPESEPWFAHVQYMEPHWPYAPPPPFDAKFTDAPIRRSELPNLWGVATGFAGAERGTEVGEAERQRLVDAYDAMVAYWDDCFGRLVAQLESWGRLRNTIVVVTSDHGEGFFEHGVWAHQNSLYEELVRVPLVIRGPGIASGRIARDVASMRVVGTLLALTGHDARDLGAGGTLLDEDAPAWQARLERDGRTLVATLDRGRKWIFHRWEDGARVEAFDLARDPDERLDRAPALSDHGERLRARVERELALERESGLARAAARIGDDTREALRALGYAE, encoded by the coding sequence ATGCTGCGCCCCGCATGTCGGCCCCTCCTCCTCCCTGCGGCCCCGCGCGCGGCGCGCGCCGGCCGCGTCGCGGTCGCGCTGGCCGCCGCGTCCGCGGCGCTCGCGGGCTGCGGCGACCCCGGGCCCGCCGCGCCGCCGAACGTCCTGCTGGTCGTCGTCGACACGCTGCGCGCCGATCACACCTCGCTCCACGGCTACCCGCGCGACACGACGCCGAACCTCGCGGCCTTCGCCGAGGGCGGCCTCGTCTTCGAGCGCGCGCGCGCGTCGTCGTCGTGGACGAAGCCGTCGACGGCCAGCCTGATGACGGGCCTGTCCGCGGCCCAGCACGGCGTCGAGCAGGAGGACGGCCGTCTGCCCGACGCGGCCGCGACGCTCGCCGAGGTGCTGTGGGCGAGCGGCTATCGCACGGGCCTCTTCTCGGACAACCCGTTCGTGTCGCGCGGCTTCGGCTTCGCGCAGGGCTTCGAGCACGTCTACGACTACGCGAGCCGCGAGATCGCGCGGCCGTCCGGCGAGACGTACGACCTGTCCGACGCAGGCGCCGTGCGCAAGGACGAGCTCGCCGACTGGAAGCACCGCGCGGGCGCGCCGGCGATCGATCGCGAGCTGCTCGCGTGGCTCGCGTCGATTCCCGAGAGCGAGCCCTGGTTCGCGCACGTCCAGTACATGGAGCCGCACTGGCCCTACGCGCCGCCGCCGCCGTTCGACGCGAAGTTCACCGACGCGCCGATCCGGCGCTCCGAGCTGCCCAACCTCTGGGGCGTCGCGACGGGCTTCGCGGGCGCGGAGCGCGGCACCGAGGTGGGCGAGGCCGAGCGACAGCGGCTCGTCGACGCCTACGACGCGATGGTCGCCTACTGGGACGACTGCTTCGGTCGGCTCGTCGCGCAGCTCGAATCGTGGGGGAGGCTGCGCAACACGATCGTCGTCGTCACGTCCGACCACGGCGAGGGCTTCTTCGAGCACGGCGTGTGGGCGCACCAGAACAGCCTGTACGAGGAGCTCGTGCGCGTCCCGCTCGTGATCCGCGGGCCCGGCATCGCGAGCGGGCGCATCGCGCGCGACGTCGCGTCGATGCGCGTGGTCGGCACGCTGCTCGCGCTCACCGGTCACGACGCGCGCGATCTCGGCGCCGGCGGGACGCTCCTCGACGAGGACGCGCCCGCCTGGCAGGCGCGTCTCGAGCGCGACGGCCGCACGCTCGTCGCGACGCTCGACCGCGGGCGCAAGTGGATCTTCCACCGCTGGGAGGACGGCGCGCGCGTCGAGGCGTTCGACCTCGCGCGCGACCCCGACGAGCGGCTCGACCGCGCGCCGGCGCTGTCCGATCACGGCGAGCGCCTGCGCGCGCGCGTCGAGCGCGAGCTCGCGCTCGAGCGCGAGAGCGGGCTCGCGCGGGCGGCGGCGCGCATCGGCGACGACACGCGCGAGGCGCTGCGCGCGCTCGGCTACGCCGAGTGA
- a CDS encoding MFS transporter: MPSPAPATAPPAFFGWRVTAAAFVAQLVANAAGLASAGVFVTTLEREFETTTAVISAGPTLCILLMALVSPFLGRWLDAGPQKLIMMGGVALLGAGLWIASHATTLPALALGICLFAALGIAAFGPMPSIALVSRWFVRRRGLAVGVAVAGATLASAVGPPLAALAIDALGWRTALRAMALAALALALPAFALLVVKSPEEVGQHADGDAHAPPEADVPAEGSVAGHVLRRLDFYLIALGLGLVFASPLVSTMHLPPFAEKELGIASTELGGVFAAFAAGSLVGKLAFGALASAVAPRVALWANAALLAAGWALLATRPSLEVLVAAGALFGLGIGAAAPLQAVLIGACFGRRAFAEVMGLAGLVALPIIAPATWLAGVLRDAAGSYSPVFAAELAALAVAALMFAFLRVPQGAAKGAGALADAPTAPVGPREA, from the coding sequence ATGCCCTCCCCCGCACCCGCCACCGCTCCGCCCGCCTTCTTCGGCTGGCGCGTCACCGCCGCGGCCTTCGTCGCGCAGCTCGTCGCGAACGCCGCCGGGCTCGCGTCCGCGGGCGTCTTCGTCACGACGCTCGAGCGCGAGTTCGAGACGACGACGGCCGTCATCTCCGCCGGCCCGACGCTGTGCATCCTGCTGATGGCGCTCGTCTCGCCCTTCCTCGGCCGCTGGCTCGACGCCGGGCCGCAGAAGCTGATCATGATGGGCGGCGTCGCGCTGCTCGGCGCCGGCCTGTGGATCGCGTCGCACGCGACGACGCTGCCCGCGCTCGCGCTCGGCATCTGCCTCTTCGCGGCGCTCGGCATCGCGGCGTTCGGGCCGATGCCGTCGATCGCGCTCGTGAGCCGCTGGTTCGTGCGGCGGCGCGGGCTCGCCGTCGGCGTCGCGGTCGCGGGCGCGACGCTCGCGAGCGCGGTCGGCCCGCCGCTCGCGGCGCTCGCGATCGACGCGCTCGGCTGGCGCACGGCGCTGCGCGCGATGGCGCTCGCGGCGCTCGCCCTCGCGCTCCCGGCCTTCGCGCTGCTCGTCGTGAAGAGCCCCGAGGAGGTGGGCCAGCACGCCGACGGCGACGCCCACGCGCCGCCCGAGGCCGACGTGCCCGCGGAGGGGTCGGTCGCCGGCCACGTCCTGCGCCGGCTCGACTTCTACCTGATCGCGCTCGGGCTCGGCCTCGTGTTCGCGTCGCCGCTCGTGAGCACGATGCACCTGCCGCCGTTCGCGGAGAAGGAGCTCGGCATCGCGTCGACCGAGCTCGGCGGCGTGTTCGCGGCGTTCGCCGCGGGCTCGCTCGTCGGGAAGCTCGCGTTCGGCGCGCTCGCGAGCGCGGTCGCGCCGCGCGTCGCGCTGTGGGCGAACGCCGCGCTGCTCGCCGCGGGCTGGGCGCTGCTCGCGACGCGCCCCTCGCTCGAGGTGCTCGTCGCCGCGGGCGCGCTCTTCGGCCTCGGCATCGGCGCGGCCGCGCCGCTCCAGGCCGTGCTGATCGGCGCCTGCTTCGGACGGCGCGCGTTCGCGGAGGTGATGGGCCTCGCCGGGCTCGTCGCGCTCCCGATCATCGCGCCCGCGACCTGGCTCGCCGGCGTGCTGCGCGATGCGGCCGGAAGCTATTCGCCCGTCTTCGCGGCCGAGCTCGCGGCGCTCGCGGTGGCGGCGCTGATGTTCGCGTTCCTGCGCGTGCCGCAGGGCGCCGCGAAGGGCGCGGGCGCGCTCGCCGACGCACCGACGGCGCCGGTCGGGCCGCGCGAGGCGTGA
- a CDS encoding amidohydrolase family protein yields MPMPSGIGIIDTMISFPTSDFSQYDFIRKQLKDAQSRDSYDFPVEYMFKNVPKELYGASNPIDITLHEMDRYGIEMGLIGVESEVSQRALKDHPDRFLAQGNVDPNTGMEGVRKMVRQYEEFGVRSFSAFPAGFMPQVPINDAKFYPIYAKCVELGVPIFVCAGVPGPRFPMACQKVELIDQVMYDFPELVFVTRHGCEPWEKLAMKLMLKWPNLYYSTSAFAPKHYPEEIVKYANSRGADRIIYGGYFPMGLSLERIMTDMPHVPFKDHVWPKFLRENAMKVLKLA; encoded by the coding sequence ATGCCCATGCCCAGCGGCATCGGGATCATCGACACGATGATCTCGTTCCCGACCTCCGACTTCTCGCAGTACGACTTCATCCGCAAGCAGCTCAAGGACGCGCAGTCGCGCGACTCGTACGACTTCCCCGTCGAGTACATGTTCAAGAACGTGCCGAAGGAGCTGTACGGCGCGTCCAACCCGATCGACATCACGCTCCACGAGATGGACCGCTACGGCATCGAGATGGGACTGATCGGCGTCGAGAGCGAGGTGTCGCAGCGCGCGCTCAAGGACCACCCCGACCGCTTCCTCGCGCAGGGCAACGTCGACCCGAACACCGGGATGGAAGGCGTCCGCAAGATGGTGCGCCAGTACGAGGAGTTCGGCGTGCGCTCGTTCTCGGCGTTCCCGGCGGGCTTCATGCCGCAGGTGCCGATCAACGACGCGAAGTTCTACCCGATCTACGCCAAGTGCGTGGAGCTCGGCGTGCCGATCTTCGTGTGCGCCGGCGTGCCCGGCCCGCGCTTCCCGATGGCGTGCCAGAAGGTCGAGCTGATCGACCAGGTCATGTACGACTTCCCCGAGCTCGTCTTCGTGACGCGCCACGGCTGCGAGCCGTGGGAGAAGCTCGCCATGAAGCTCATGCTCAAGTGGCCGAACCTCTACTACTCGACGTCCGCGTTCGCGCCCAAGCACTACCCCGAAGAGATCGTCAAGTACGCGAACTCGCGCGGCGCCGACCGCATCATCTACGGCGGCTACTTCCCGATGGGGCTCTCGCTCGAGCGCATCATGACGGACATGCCGCACGTGCCGTTCAAGGACCACGTCTGGCCGAAGTTCCTGCGCGAGAACGCGATGAAGGTGCTCAAGCTCGCCTAG